From Leguminivora glycinivorella isolate SPB_JAAS2020 unplaced genomic scaffold, LegGlyc_1.1 Scaffold12, whole genome shotgun sequence, a single genomic window includes:
- the LOC125242196 gene encoding protein AAR2 homolog: protein MDQETAKKLLVEGGTFVFLGVPEETQFGIDMQCWNTDEDFRGIKMIPPGLHYVHYSAVSKSTGDVCPRSGFMHYFHKKEFLVKMWDKKTEDISTEEISEESIQRLKDNLFNLDRHLAPYPYEIWQKWKLLTSQITAELATKLSPEKGIIRASVELLSMTDEDRPRGIKSESMESQEEPGTPTEDGAEETPGQSDAKRAKRVTRAEKENAMLPDLKPVPGASMRFTEIPQDKYPPGSTPEEITKHYLDQSYSLELMIAQHDEPLHIIGELQLAYLCFLIGHSLECFEHWKSLVILLCSCDDAIHKYRSVFFHFIRTLEIQIEEMPEDFLADIVMNKNLVYKKLREFFRTAYVSKVDGRLLTMIERFKENLTEKLQWDFTGLDADDEDERPVIVKLDDTELTE from the exons ATGGACCAGGAGACCGCGAAGAAGCTGCTCGTCGAGGGCGGGACATTTGTGTTCCTCGGAGTACCTGAGGAAACGCAGTTTGGCATTGACATGCAATGCTGGAACACTGATGAAGATTTCCGTGGAATTAAGATGATTCCACCGGGTTTGCACTACGTGCATTACTCCGCAGTCAGCAAGAGTACGGGGGACGTGTGCCCAAG GTCTGGATTCATGCACTATTTCCACAAGAAAGAGTTTCTCGTAAAGATGTGGGATAAGAAGACTGAAGACATCAGCACAGAGGAAATAAGCGAGGAGAGCATTCAGCGGCTCAAGGACAACCTGTTCAACTTGGACCGGCACTTGGCTCCGTATCCTTACGAGATATGGCAGAAATGGAAGCTGCTTACATCACAAATTAcag CTGAACTGGCAACAAAACTTTCTCCAGAGAAAGGAATCATCCGAGCATCAGTGGAACTCCTCTCTATGACAGATGAAGACCGGCCGAGAGGCATTAAGTCTGAGTCAATGGAAAGCCAAGAGGAACCAGGGACACCGACAGAGGATGGTGCTGAAGAGACGCCGGGTCAATCTGACGCTAAGAGGGCCAAGAGAGTCACTAGGGCTGAGAAAGAGAATGCTATGTTACCTGACTTAAAACCTGTACCAG GTGCTTCAATGAGGTTCACAGAAATACCGCAAGACAAATACCCTCCAGGATCCACTCCAGAAGAGATCACCAAGCATTACTTAGACCAGTCGTACTCCTTAGAACTGATGATTGCACAACATGATGA gcCCCTGCATATCATCGGTGAACTCCAATTAGCTTATCTTTGCTTCCTAATCGGCCACTCGCTTGAATGCTTCGAGCATTGGAAGAGTCTCGTCATTCTTCTCTGCTCTTGCGACGACGCCATCCACAAATACAGGAGCGTATTCTTCCATTTCATCAGAACACTTGAGATACAAATCGAGGAAATGCCCGAAGACTTCCTAGCCGATATTGTCATGAACAAAAACCTAGTATATAAGAAGTTGAGAGAGTTCTTCAGAACAGCTTATGTGAGCAAAGTTGATGGACGACTTCTAACAATGATTGAACGATTCAAGgagaatttaacggaaaaattGCAGTGGGATTTCACGGGATTGGATGCTGATGATGAAGATGAGAGGCCGGTTATTGTTAAATTGGATGATACAGAATTAACAGAGTAG
- the LOC125242186 gene encoding MKI67 FHA domain-interacting nucleolar phosphoprotein-like codes for MEENVALDSTKQRKFNKSIKGIKKLLKKNEDKPHTPAVLAPKDDENKIQKAKKKRPERGLVYLSHIPHGFYEHEMTQYFKQFGMVTKVRVIRSPRTGRSKGYAFVEFREPAVAEIVAETMNNYLMGKRLIKGIFITLCPHSETFTTGHLSCHCRAHNADKTDAEHIKKAKKMLLNLQKTKKKLIDLGINYDFFKPVDVPAALLENVKSESGDKAVKVKKEKVEKQNKKKQTNATEKQTKEKKPEIKQQKLLEGKNKKEVKKPQESDKAKQNEKQKKMQAAGVNLPENFIKVAEEEEDSDSSLDFDSDEYEKMLENDSDASSGDESDEEEDEDGESDDEEGESDDEESEEEVPQLVPIKQKKGKKPLVALPPPKQSKVPQPPQPMKAQKPQPKKAQKPQPPQHKGPKSANIAEAKKASPSQQGVKRKNLQPDVSPKKPKFEKKPRNKQFKKKNKV; via the exons ATGGAGGAAAACGTAGCTTTAGACTCCACAAAGCAGAGGAAATTCAACAAATCTATTAAAGGAATTAAAAAGCTTTTAAAG AAAAATGAAGATAAACCCCATACGCCCGCGGTACTGGCCCCAAAGGATGATGAAAATAAGATACAAAAAGCGAAGAAAAAGCGCCCAGAAAGAGGATTGGTGTATTTATCTCATATCCCGCACGGATTTTATGAG CATGAAATGACACAGTATTTCAAGCAGTTTGGCATGGTGACCAAGGTGCGTGTGATTAGATCCCCGCGAACCGGCCGCTCCAAAGGCTATGCGTTTGTGGAATTCCGAGAGCCCGCTGTCGCTGAGATTGTGGCTGAGACTATGAACAACTATCTCATGGGGAAGAGACTGATCAAAGGTATATTTATAACCCTCTGCCCGCATTCAGAGACCTTCACTACGGGTCACCTGTCATGTCATTgccgg GCTCACAATGCTGATAAGACTGATGCAGAGCATATAAAGAAGGctaaaaaaatgcttttaaa TCTTCAGAAAACTAAGAAGAAGCTCATTGATCTAGGCATAAACTATGATTTCTTCAAACCCGTTGATGTTCCCGCAGCACTCTTAGAAAATGTTAAATCCGAGTCAGGAGATAAAGCAGTTAAAGTAAAGAAAGAGAAAGTGGAAAAGCAGAACAAAAAGAAGCAAACCAATGCTACAGAAAAG CAGACAAAAGAaaagaaaccagaaatcaaacaACAAAAGTTACTTGAAGGAAAAAACAAGAAAGAGGTCAAGAAACCTCAAGAAAGTGATAAGGCAAAACAGAACgagaaacaaaagaagatgcaAGCAGCTGGTGTGAATCTTCCAGAAAACTTCATCAAAGTCGCGGAGGAGGAAGAAGACAGTGACAGTTCTTTAGACTTTGACTCTGATGAGTATGAGAAAATGCTGGAGAATGATTCTGATGCGTCTTCCGGTGATGAAAGTGACGAGGAAGAAGATGAGGATGGGGAAAGTGATGATGAAGAGGGAGAAAGCGATGATGAAGAAAG TGAGGAAGAAGTACCACAATTGGTACCAATCAAGCAGAAAAAGGGCAAAAAGCCTCTTGTAGCTTTGCCTCCCCCTAAGCAAAGTAAAGTACCTCAGCCACCTCAGCCCATGAAAGCTCAGAAACCTCAACCCAAAAAAGCGCAGAAGCCTCAACCGCCTCAGCATAAAGGGCCAAAATCGGCTAATATTGCAGAAGCCAAGAAAGCATCTCCATCCCAGCAGGGCGTGAAAAGGAAAAACCTCC aaccCGACGTGTCACCCAAAAAGCCCAAGTTTGAAAAGAAACccagaaataaacaatttaaaaagaaaaataaagtaTAA
- the LOC125242202 gene encoding PCI domain-containing protein 2 homolog, with the protein MSLTINTLNQYIQYVERAYRTAQGELLARLFSLRDDHVGNRSLRSSDIATLVDGNCVAPLDDIVIAHLLCVRALFMKDYMEAFNYQSSCVSSVVRLLQNQKEENWSLPLMYTVCLDLRLVAQKAEGANMQSNGKIMEKAAESLLACFRVCAADNRSSDEDTKRLGMLNLVNQLLKVYFRINKLHLCKPLIRAIDSSPFKDQFPLAQQITYRYFVGRKAMFDSDYRSADEFLSFAFQKCHYKSNKNKRLILTYLVPVKMLLGFMPARDLLQKYDLMQFWDLVSAVKNGDLRGIDKVMEEHEIFFIRAGIYLIVEKLKITAYRNLFRKVFLAEGTHQIDIASFQAALQLMGQHDVDADETQCIVANLIYDGKIKGYISYQHKKVVVSKANAFPPLSSLY; encoded by the exons ATGTCGCTAACTATCAATACCCTAAATCAGTACATCCAGTACGTAGAACGAGCATACAGAACTGCACAGGGGGAACTCCTGGCTAGACTGTTCTCTCTGCGAGACGATCATGTAGGGAACAGGAGTCTGCGGTCAAGCGACATCGCGACCCTGGTGGATGGGAACTGTGTGGCGCCGCTGGACGATATTGTCATAGCTCACTTGTTGTGTGTCAGA GCACTTTTCATGAAGGACTACATGGAGGCATTCAACTACCAGAGCTCCTGTGTGTCATCTGTGGTGCGTCTGCTGCAGAACCAGAAGGAGGAGAACTGGAGTCTTCCGCTTATGTACACTGTCTGCTTGGACCTGCGTCTAGTGGCTCAGAAGGCTGAAGGTGCTAATA TGCAAAGTAATGGAAAAATCATGGAAAAAGCAGCAGAGAGCTTATTAGCATGCTTCAGAGTATGTGCTGCAGACAACAGATCTTCTGACGAAGACACCAAGAGGCTGGGCATGTTGAACCTTGTGAACCAACTCCTTAAGGTCTATTTTAGAATAAACAAGTTGCACTTATGCAAACCGCTGATTAGGGCAATAGATTCGTCACCATTCAAAGACCAGTTTCCACTCGCTCAGCAGATCACATACAGGTATTTTGTAGGCCGTAAAGCAATGTTTGACTCTGACTACCGCTCAGCTGACGAATTCTTGTCATTCGCATTTCAAAAGTGCCACTACAAAagcaacaaaaacaaaagactgATACTAACTTACTTAGTACCCGTGAAGATGCTCCTAGGCTTCATGCCAGCCAGAGATCTGCTTCAGAAGTATGACTTAATGCAGTTTTGGGATTTAGTATCAGCTGTCAAAAATGGAGATCTGCGAGGAATTGACAAGGTAATGGAGGAGCACGAGATATTCTTTATCAGAGCTGGCATTTACTTGATTGTAGAGAAGTTGAAGATTACAGCGTACAGGAATTTGTTTAGAAAAGTTTTTTTGGCAGAGGGTACGCATCAGATTGATATAGCGAGCTTCCAAGCTGCTTTACAGTTGATGGGCCAGCATGACGTCGATGCCGATGAGACGCAGTGTATAGTAGCCAATTTAATATACGATGGGAAGATTAAAGGTTATATTTCATACCAACACAAGAAAGTGGTGGTGAGTAAGGCAAATGCGTTCCCTCCGCTTTCTAGTCTGTACTAA